A genomic window from Bubalus bubalis isolate 160015118507 breed Murrah chromosome X, NDDB_SH_1, whole genome shotgun sequence includes:
- the TCEAL9 gene encoding transcription elongation factor A protein-like 9: MKPCQKTEEKQENENEPELEEVPKPEEKQEEEEKTEGTFRERLIQSLQEFKEDIHNRHLSKEDMFRNVNEIDEIRRVRNKLIVMRWKVNRNHPYPYLM, encoded by the coding sequence ATGAAACCCTgtcaaaaaactgaagaaaaacaagaaaatgagaatgaacCAGAACTTGAAGAAGTACCAAAGCCTGAGGAAaagcaagaggaggaggaaaaaacagaaggaaCTTTTAGAGAAAGACTGATTCAGTCTCTCCAGGAatttaaagaagatatacacaaCAGGCATTTAAGCAAAGAAGATATGTTTAGAAATGTGAATGAAATTGATGAGATAAGGAGAGtcagaaacaaacttatagtGATGCGTTGGAAGGTTAATCGAAACCATCCTTACCCCTATTTAATGTAG